GGTTCGATGATCAAGTCGGTATTGCCCGGTGCGTCGTCCTCCGCGGAGGTGACGGATTACCCGGGGCCGGGGACCGGCGAGGTGGAAATCTCGGTGAACCAGGGCGATACCGGCGAGGACATCGCCACGACGCTGAAGGACAACGGTGTGGTCGCCTCGCGCACGGCATACTTGAATGCGGCATCGACCGAGCCCGCAGCCCAGTCGATTCAGCCGGGAACCTACGCGCTCAAGGAGCAGATGGCGGCCGCGGACGCGCTCAAGGTGCTGGTGGATCCCGCCAACCGCCTGGACTACATCGTGACAATTCCCGAGGGCTGGACCGTTGAGCAGGTCAACACCAAGCTGCAAACGGTGATGGGAGTTACCCCCGAACAGATCGCGGAGGGAGCCAAGGACACCCAAACGACCGGCCTACCCAAGGCCGCCGGGGGCAATTACGAGGGCTGGCTGGCTTCCGGACAGTACGTGTTTGCGCGCGACACTTCCGTGGCGCAGGTCTACAAGCAGATGGTGTCGCGGCAGGTCAAGGTCCTCGACGATCTGGGCGCGGATAAGTCGGAACGCGAAGAGATTTTGATCAAGGCGTCGATTGTGCAACGCGAGGGGCAGGCCGATGTTTACAGCAAGGTCGCCAGGGTGATCGAGAACCGATTGAAGGCGGGCCAGGCCTTGCAGATGGACACCACGGTCGGTTACGGCGCCGGCAAGGACGTCATGACGCTGACGCAGGCGGACTTCACGAACAAGTCAAATAAGTACAACACCTACGTGCACACCGGCCTGACGCCGACCCCCATCGCCAACCCGTCCGAGGACGCGATTAGCGCCGTGCTCAAGCCGGCAAACGGGGACTGGATGTACTTTGTTACGGTCAACCTCGATACGGGCGAAACCAAGTTCGCGACCACGTGGAACGAATTCCAAAAATACGTCGCGGAATACCGCGAATGGAAGGCAAAGAACTACACCGCGGATTCCGACGAGGGCTAAGGGCCGGGGCGGGCAGCGGCCGGTCCGGCGGCGGCAAGGCGGCAAACGGCACGACGGTGAGCGCCCGGTCCGCCCGGGGCACGGCGGCAAACGGCACGGCGGCGAACGGCTAGATAGGAAGGACGAGGCGCACGACGCGATGACACTTCACGCGGGAGTTCTAGGTCACCCCATCACACATTCGCTTTCGCCGGTCTTGCACCGGGCCGCCTACCGGTCGCTGGGTTTGGACTGGACCTACGACGCGATCGACGTCCCCCAAGAACAATTCGCTGGGTTCCTCGGGGCACTCACCGACGACTGGGTGGGCCTGAGCCTGACCATGCCGCTGAAGCAGGAAGTGCTGAGCCACCTCGATGAGCGGTCCGCGGATGTCGTGGCGACCTGCGCGGCAAACACGCTGGTGTTCGAGCGGACGGCCTCCGGAACGCGCCTGTGCGGGCACAACACCGACATTGACGGGATCGTGCGG
This is a stretch of genomic DNA from Rarobacter incanus. It encodes these proteins:
- the mltG gene encoding endolytic transglycosylase MltG; the protein is MKHHGNGIDGLFGDDHHDSYDAQGQTNRAAPGVVGEEPAPHVDPAGAPVHGVGISNQEFSRRSVQRELRKRKARKRRRAMTAVLITVLVLGVGGFFVSNFAGSMIKSVLPGASSSAEVTDYPGPGTGEVEISVNQGDTGEDIATTLKDNGVVASRTAYLNAASTEPAAQSIQPGTYALKEQMAAADALKVLVDPANRLDYIVTIPEGWTVEQVNTKLQTVMGVTPEQIAEGAKDTQTTGLPKAAGGNYEGWLASGQYVFARDTSVAQVYKQMVSRQVKVLDDLGADKSEREEILIKASIVQREGQADVYSKVARVIENRLKAGQALQMDTTVGYGAGKDVMTLTQADFTNKSNKYNTYVHTGLTPTPIANPSEDAISAVLKPANGDWMYFVTVNLDTGETKFATTWNEFQKYVAEYREWKAKNYTADSDEG